GAATCACTGAGTTTGGAAGATTATGCAAAACTGACTGATACCATTTTTTCTTTTAAGGATTCTTAGTTTTGAGACAGAGGAAAATGGTGCATAAATCAGAATCATTATATCTATTTTTGCCTACTTTGTGCTGACTCAAGAGGAGGGTTCCCTGCTTTTTTTGATCTCTTTGAGCAAGTCTTTTGCTTCTTCAAAATCCAAATACTTCTCTAGGATAAACTCAAGCTCTTTCATGGCTTGTAGAGGATTTTTTGCCTCCCAATATGCCCTCGCTAAATTATAATAGAGGTTCTTGTCGTTGGGGTCAACCTTGAGGGCCTTTTTATACTCTTCAACTGCAGCTCGATATTTGCCTTGCTGTCTATAGGCGATACCAAGCTTATTATAGAGGTGAATCTCGTTTGGATTGATATCTAAAGCATCTTTTAAGACCCGCTCAGCCTCTTCTGCCATATCTGCTTTTAGATAGAGCTCTCCTATGGCAGATTTTATCTTGGTATTGCTTGGATTAAACCTCAGCACCTTTTTAAAATAGCTTTGAGCCTCTTGAGCGATCCCTTTTTCCAGATAGATTTCGCCCAGATTTAAATTTCTATTGGCATTTTTAGGATTGATCTTAGATGCTGATTTTAAACAGTCAATGGCATCATCCAGCCTTTTCTTCTTTTTGTAGAGATTACCCAGGCTATTGTAGGCTGAAATAAACTTGGGATTTAAAATCATGGCATTGAGAAATTTTTCCTCAGCTTCTCCTTCCTTGCCTTGAACCTCGCAGACTTCTCCAATCGCTTGGTAGGTTTTGGCTCTGTTAGGTTCAATCTCTAAGGCCTTTTCAAACTCCTTTATTGCCTCATCATACTTCCCTTCATTTTTATATTTCCTTCCCTTATATATATGATACTCTACTTTAGAGGGATCATCCTTACCGTTGAATATCAACTCAATCTTTGTCTGAAAGGTTCCAACCTTAAAGGGTTTCACAAGACAATCATCAACCCCGCGTTCCGCAGCTTCAGCTATTGTATCTAGGTTTGAATTTGTGGTTATTATGAGAAACGAAACATCTGTAAGGTTTTTGTCTTCTCTTATCCGCTCCAAGAGTTCCAGACCTGATAAAGATGACAAATTCCAATCTGCAATAACGAGGTCGATCTTCTCTTTCTTTAATACCTCCAAAGCCTCTCTGCTGGTTTCTAATAAATGGATGTTGACATAACCAGATTGCTTCAACATGTTTCTGATAGTTCTTCTCATGGCCTGAGAAGGCTCTGCAACTAATATTTTTTTGTTATAATTTGGCATTATACTAATTGCTTGTTTTAATTGAACTTATCCCAAATGTATCGCTAAATTATTCAATATAAGGATTATCAAATACCTTATCGGCAGGTTTTTAGATTTGGTTAACCTATTTTCTTATTTAGAAGGGGTTGGGATTTTTGCGAAAATTTTATGAGAGATGCCCTATTTGAGCAGTTTTCCAATCCTTTTCCATCTTACACCGTAATTTTTCTTATCCCATGACCAATATATTCTCCAGGCTTTACCTTTGATCTTATTTTTATCCAAAAATCCCCAGGCGCGGCTGTCGAGGCTATTGTCTCTGTTGTCGCCCATGACAAATAAATGACCATCTGGTAAATGATAAGGACCATAATTTTTCTTTGATAGAAGATCTTCCTCATAAATGGCATAAGGCTCATGAAGCGGTTTATTATTAATAAATACCTGATTGTTCTTTACTTCTACCTCTTCATTTGGAAGACCTATCAATCTCTTTATGAAATCTCTCTTCTCATCCCCTGGAAATTTAAAGACGATGATATCGCCTCTTTGGGGGTCTTTAAAGCGGTATATAAATTTGCTTACCAATATATGGTCACCTATCTGGAGGGTAGGGAGCATTGATCCAGAAGGTATCTTAAATGCCTGAATAACGAATGTTCTAATGATTAATGCAAGGATTAATGCAATAATAATCGATTCAATAAGTTCTCTAACCCACGTCTTTTTTTTCATTATCTTATCTGACCTCCAATATCGTCATAAAAGCCTCCTGAGGTATTTCTACCTTCCCCAATTGTCTCATCCTTTTTTTCCCTTCTTTCTGTTTTTCCAATAGCTTTCGCTTTCTTGTTATATCTCCTCCATAACACTTGGCAGTGACATCTTTTCTCAAAGGCCTTATCGTATCTCTTGCAATGATTTTATTGCCTATTGCTGCCTGCAGAATAACCTCAAACATCTGGCGGGGAATGATATCCTTTATTTTTAAAACCAATTCCTTCCCAACTGAATATGCCTTATCTTTATGAATAACTGTTGAAAGTGAGTCTACGGGAAGACCGTTAATCAGCATATCAAGTTTGACCAAATCTGATTCCTTATATCCTATCAATTCATAATCAAAAGAGGCATACCCCCTTGAAACGGACTTCATCCTATCATAAAAATTGGAAATTATCTCGCTTAAAGGAAGCTCATAGATAATTTTTACCTTTTTGCTATCGAGGTATTCTAATTTTTTCTGAATTCCTCTTTTGTTCTCACAGAGTTTTAAGATACTCCCTAAAAAGTCAGGGGGGGTCAGGATGGTCCCCAAGATAAAAGGCTCTTCGATTTTCAAAATCTCATGGGGTTTGGGAAAATGAAAAGGATTTTCTAATATAAGAACCTTTCCATCAGGCTTGGTCACCCTATGGATAACATTTGGAGAGGTATTAAGAAGGGAGAGTTGAAACTCCCTCTCAAGACGCTCCTTTACAATCTCCATGTGTAAGAGACCCAAAAAACCGCATCTAAACCCAAAACCCAGTGCGAGCGAAGTCTCTGGTTCATATTGAAAGGAGGAGTCGTTTAGATGGAGCTTTTCTAAGGCAGCCCTCAGCGGTTCATATTGATTTCCTTCAATGGGATAGATACCGCTAAAGACCATGGGTTTGATCTCCTTATAACCAGGAAAGGGTCTTTTCGTAGGATTGCCTGCATGAGTGACCGTATCCCCTGTCTTTGTATCTTTTATTGTTTTGATTCCTGCAATAATATAGCCCACGTCTCCCGAGGAAAGTCTATCAACAGGGGTTGCATAAGGGGAAAAAATCCCTATCTGATTTACCTCGTATGTATGAGCATTTGTCATTAATTTTATTTTTTGTCCCTTTTCTACCTTTCCATCAAAAACCCTCACGAGAATAATCACCCCTTGAAAAGTATCGAACCATGAATCGAATATGAGTGCCTTCAGTGGTTCTTCTGCATTTCCCTTTGGCAGGGGTATTTTTTCTATGACAGCATCAAGAACCTCCTCTGTTCCTATTCCTTTCTTGGCACTGGTCAGTATGGCATCTTCAGGGTCAATTCCAAGAATATTCTTAATCTGCTGCTTTACCCCCTCTGGGTCTGCTGATGACATATCAATCTTATTGATCACAGGGATAATCTTAAGATTATTCTCAACAGCCAGGCTGAAATTTGCAAGGGTTTGGGCTTCAATGCCTTGAGATGCATCGATGACCAAAAGGGCACCTTCGCAGGCAGCCAGGCTTCTGGAAACCTCATACGCAAAATCTACGTGACCAGGGGTATCGATAAGATTCAAGACAGACCCTTTATAATTCATCCTCACAGTCTGGGCCTTGATTGTAATTCCCCGCTCCCTCTCAATCTCCATCTGGTCGAGGAACTGGTCTCTTTTGTCCCTCTCAGTTATCACCCCTGTATATTCCAGGATACGATCTGCCAGGGTAGATTTGCCATGGTCAATATGGGCAATGATTGAAAAATTTCTGATATTTTCTATCATGGTTCAAAATGGCTTCAATAAAAACCCCCTTTTATCTTATGAAAAGGGGATTTAGGTTAAAACTCAATATATAAAATTATCCCAGATACTTCATCTTAAAACATTATTTAGATTACTTATTATAAGGAGAGAGGTGGAAAAGTCAATATATCTCTTTCAATTTGTTCATATCACTTGGTTTAGGTGATACAAGAATCGTCTTATAGCTGGATAGTGATACGGTTCCTGTTTTCTTCCCCTTCATCTTTTTTACATGCTTTACTAAGGTGTAGGCCACGGGAACCTTGGAGGAGCCCCTTGCCTTGCTGTGATAGGCAGCAAGCTCAGCCCCTTTTTTTAATATGCTGTGAGGAATTTCTTCCCCTCTTTTCTTGTTTTTGATGATAACATGAGAACCTGAGGTTCCATGAGCATGGAGCCAAAGGTCATCTTCCTTCCCGATAACCGTAGTAATATAATCATTCCCTTTAGCATTTTTCCCTACAAAGATTGACCATCCATCTTTCGAACAATACCTTCTGTAGGGAAAAGCTTTTTTTGTCCTCTTCTCCCTTTTCCTCTCTTTTTCCTTTACAATCTTATTTCTCTTTAATTCTTCATATATCTTCTCAAGAACTTTCA
This region of Nitrospinota bacterium genomic DNA includes:
- the lepB gene encoding signal peptidase I — encoded protein: MKKKTWVRELIESIIIALILALIIRTFVIQAFKIPSGSMLPTLQIGDHILVSKFIYRFKDPQRGDIIVFKFPGDEKRDFIKRLIGLPNEEVEVKNNQVFINNKPLHEPYAIYEEDLLSKKNYGPYHLPDGHLFVMGDNRDNSLDSRAWGFLDKNKIKGKAWRIYWSWDKKNYGVRWKRIGKLLK
- the lepA gene encoding translation elongation factor 4, yielding MIENIRNFSIIAHIDHGKSTLADRILEYTGVITERDKRDQFLDQMEIERERGITIKAQTVRMNYKGSVLNLIDTPGHVDFAYEVSRSLAACEGALLVIDASQGIEAQTLANFSLAVENNLKIIPVINKIDMSSADPEGVKQQIKNILGIDPEDAILTSAKKGIGTEEVLDAVIEKIPLPKGNAEEPLKALIFDSWFDTFQGVIILVRVFDGKVEKGQKIKLMTNAHTYEVNQIGIFSPYATPVDRLSSGDVGYIIAGIKTIKDTKTGDTVTHAGNPTKRPFPGYKEIKPMVFSGIYPIEGNQYEPLRAALEKLHLNDSSFQYEPETSLALGFGFRCGFLGLLHMEIVKERLEREFQLSLLNTSPNVIHRVTKPDGKVLILENPFHFPKPHEILKIEEPFILGTILTPPDFLGSILKLCENKRGIQKKLEYLDSKKVKIIYELPLSEIISNFYDRMKSVSRGYASFDYELIGYKESDLVKLDMLINGLPVDSLSTVIHKDKAYSVGKELVLKIKDIIPRQMFEVILQAAIGNKIIARDTIRPLRKDVTAKCYGGDITRKRKLLEKQKEGKKRMRQLGKVEIPQEAFMTILEVR
- a CDS encoding tetratricopeptide repeat protein, producing the protein MPNYNKKILVAEPSQAMRRTIRNMLKQSGYVNIHLLETSREALEVLKKEKIDLVIADWNLSSLSGLELLERIREDKNLTDVSFLIITTNSNLDTIAEAAERGVDDCLVKPFKVGTFQTKIELIFNGKDDPSKVEYHIYKGRKYKNEGKYDEAIKEFEKALEIEPNRAKTYQAIGEVCEVQGKEGEAEEKFLNAMILNPKFISAYNSLGNLYKKKKRLDDAIDCLKSASKINPKNANRNLNLGEIYLEKGIAQEAQSYFKKVLRFNPSNTKIKSAIGELYLKADMAEEAERVLKDALDINPNEIHLYNKLGIAYRQQGKYRAAVEEYKKALKVDPNDKNLYYNLARAYWEAKNPLQAMKELEFILEKYLDFEEAKDLLKEIKKSREPSS